AGGCAGTTGTTGCACTTTCTGCACCTGACTCATTGATGTTCATATGAAAAGCAGCATGCTCAAAACCTTGGAGAGGTATCAGAAATGCAACTATGGAGCACCAGAGCCTAGCATCTCTACCCGTGAAGCACAACTGGTAATGACCCCCGTGATCCCATCTTTAGGATATTGTTTTCCTTGTTCCTGCAATTCTAGGGTATCGAGACCGAAATTTATTTTATCAGTAAATTATGTGGCACTATGTACATGTGACCAAATTTGATTAGTTCCACAAACTACGGGTTGCAAAATGAAGTTGCCGAGCTCCGTTTATTTGTGAGAGTAAACGGATTTTAGTTAACCCATTTGGTACATGTGTAGCATGTTTTGTGTTCCTCCTATTTTGCTAAGCATTTTATCATCCTTTTCAACTTCCTACCATTTCAATTAGCTATGCATCTGAAGATGGAACTCTGCAAATTTAGCGCTTTGGATTGTTATGCCACAAGTAGTTTCTGACCGACTAATGTGGAATCCCTGGTTTTATAAAAGCTCCATCTtgacttcttttttcttttgttatccCTAAGTTCTTGAGACATCCCGACCTAACTAAAATACGCATAGCCATGAAAACCCCtccctaaaaatgaaaaagaaggagaaaggaagTAATATGGAAGAATGTAGTAAGGTTTATACATTCAGTTTTGCTGCGTGCCATATCTACTGTTAAAATCTAGTGAATAAGTCACGGCGTCGTTTGCCGTTTGCCTAAGAGAAAGTCGGGCAACGCGATGCTTGTCCTTCTCAGTTTTTTTATTGGTGCCTTATAAGTTGGTAGTCTTCTGTTTTTCCAGTTGGCTTTGCTCTCGGTTGTAAGTATGCTTGCCAGTCCCATTTTTTGTGCATTCTCGTTCATTTCTGGTACTCCATCAAGACTTTGTTTGAACTACTACCATGTTAGTGATGCATGTGATGGTAAGTTTGATTCAACTCCTAATTAGTCTTTTGAGAGTGGGAGATTTATAGCACTCATTTTGCATCTAAGAATCTGAATGAAATTGCATCAACCTCACAGAATGCAACCAAGTACCTTCTTCCAGGTGCTCGAGTCGGATTTCTATCAAACGAGAAATGCTTGTTGAATTACTAGAAAGATAGTGTTGCTGCGTGCAGGATTTATTTCAATTCAAGCGAACTTGTGCTCGAAGTGCTGTCTTACTAGTGAGGACTGATAATTCAGTGTTGTGCTCGCTTGTATAGTTGCCTTTTGATCTATAATCCAAGTTTCTTTGCTTGAAATGCAATTAATTAGGAGTTAAGCAGTCAGCAGGAATATCTGAAACTTAAAGCGCGCTATGAAGCCCTACAGCGGACGCAAAGGTATATTATGGAGAATCATTCTCCAAAAACAGTAATGTATACACTAATAGACACACTCAGAATTTGGTAACCATCGATTCTGCATTGTCTTTTTCGCTTTGTCCTCCTGCTAGGAATCTTCTTGGGGAAGAATTAGGCCCTCTGAGCAGCAAAGAACTGGAGTCCCTGGAAAGGCAGCTCGATTCTTCCTTGAAGCAGATTCGATCCACCCGTGTACGCACTGAACAGTTTCTCTTATCCTTTCCACACAACGCTTTTTTGTTTTATGATCTATTCAAAGGTTCTAGATTAAGAAGAGTCTGCACTTTATTACAAGAGTTTAGCCATTTCCAAATAAAAAACAGCCACTAATAGAAAGAACTCGCGGCTTTTCAAGTGGATATTCTATCTCTTAAGGTTGGAGGCGATTGGGCACGACTCAAAACGGTTGTCCAAGGATGTGTGCGAGCTTCGATCTCGAGGCATTTGTCTAAGTTTGCTATTAAGTGGATAGACGATCAGGCTTGATGGCCTATCTATTATGCAGTTTACTGCTACAATAGAAGTTGTGGATGAATACACTTTCTAAGTGACCTTGTCCTTTGGTTTTAACAGACACAGTATATGCTGGATCAGCTCACTGATCTTCAACGCAAGGTACGATGAAATTGGCTTTTGTTTGTCTACTTTAGCCTTCCGATAGTTACAATTGGAGCCTCGAACATGTGCAGGAGCAGCACCTGAACGAAGCGAATCGGACCTTGAAGCAGCGGGTGAGAACGATTACACCAACCTGATTAGACCGAACGATAGACATGCTAGGAATAGTTGAGCATAACTCAATTAGTTGTCAAAAACTCTACATGGCCGTAATCCTTTTGATTAGAAATTAGCTTCATGTTCTCGTCGTCGTTAAATGCAATATCTATAACATCGCAAGACCTGTCGCACTTACGGTGTTTGCACGAGATTCATCTTGAGGAGAGCTCAGCAGTAGCTAAAATCAACGCGCAAATTTAAACGTGTTCAATGATCATGAACTGATGCATCTGGTTTGTGCAGCTAATGGAAGGTTACCAGGCAACTGCACTGCAAATGAATCCGGGCGCTGCGGAGGAAATGGTTTATGGTGGTCGGCACTTGGCTCCACCACATCATGGACATGGTGATGCCTTCTTCCATCCCTTAGACTGTGAACCCACCTTGCAAATTGggtaaacctctctctctctctctctctctctctctctctctctctctctctctctctctcttctctgatACCCTCATTGTTAATCTTCTCTTTATGACACCACTCCACACACATCATGCTCCTCAACTTCATTTACTTTGCCCCTAATGGAGTTTGAATTCTGTGGCTGCAGATACCCACCAGATCCTTCTGCATCCGTAGTCACAGCAGGTCCAAGTTCAAGTAGTTACATGCCGGGATGGTTGCCATGACGGCGGAAGCTCGTTTTGCTTATATATAAGCATCCTCGATTTGCATCTTCTGACATCCCATGAAAAAGAACATTATGCGACGATAAAGCTATGCAATTATGGTGACGAACTTGAGAATACTCGGAAATAATTAATCCATAGTATGATTCTGTGTGTTTGTTCACGAATTGATTGTCGCCCTTATGAATTCGTTTTGCTCCATAATGCAAGGTTTCGTCATGGGTGGTGCGTCTTTCGCTATAAGGAGTTACCATCGCTGAGAACTCGAACTTGGCCGTCGTCTTACCGACAAGAATAGAATTCTTCTAAGGCCCAAATCCCAATGCCCAACTGCCATGTTTTTCCGACAATGGGCCTGTTATGGTGTTTTGCTTAAATTCTTTCTGGGCCGATGTTGTCTCTACCTGATTTGCTGCGCGGATTTTGTTCAAGATTGCGACCCCGATTATTATATTGACCCTTCTAATATTTTCTGGATTAATCATTTATCAAATGGGGCCTCTAGCATCTTCACGTGAGGTATACAGGAAAGATGCTCGGAGAAAACGTGGCCAATTACGAACGATCGAGAATGCCTTTTGGACTTCCGACGCATCATGTGGACTTGCCACAGGTCCGGCCTGGACTTTCATGCCTCCGAAAGGACACTTTTCACAGGACCTTCCGGTTTCCTCAGATATGTTATTTACGAGGCACATGGGACAGTTCCAACATCACGTTTG
The genomic region above belongs to Rhodamnia argentea isolate NSW1041297 chromosome 6, ASM2092103v1, whole genome shotgun sequence and contains:
- the LOC115749435 gene encoding agamous-like MADS-box protein MADS4 isoform X1, giving the protein MGRGRVELKRIENKINRQVTFAKRRNGLLKKAYELSVLCDAEVALIIFSHRGKLYEFCSSSSMLKTLERYQKCNYGAPEPSISTREAQLELSSQQEYLKLKARYEALQRTQRNLLGEELGPLSSKELESLERQLDSSLKQIRSTRTQYMLDQLTDLQRKEQHLNEANRTLKQRLMEGYQATALQMNPGAAEEMVYGGRHLAPPHHGHGDAFFHPLDCEPTLQIGYPPDPSASVVTAGPSSSSYMPGWLP
- the LOC115749435 gene encoding agamous-like MADS-box protein MADS4 isoform X2; its protein translation is MGRGRVELKRIENKINRQVTFAKRRNGLLKKAYELSVLCDAEVALIIFSHRGKLYEFCSSSSSMLKTLERYQKCNYGAPEPSISTREAQLELSSQQEYLKLKARYEALQRTQRNLLGEELGPLSSKELESLERQLDSSLKQIRSTRTQYMLDQLTDLQRKEQHLNEANRTLKQRLMEGYQATALQMNPGAAEEMVYGGRHLAPPHHGHGDAFFHPLDCEPTLQIGYPPDPSASVVTAGPSSSSYMPGWLP